The following proteins are co-located in the Micromonospora coriariae genome:
- a CDS encoding C40 family peptidase, translating to MPVATMPPHRHAPGLPARPGGLRRVAHRLLVLVAAAAVGAGVLSAPVQAAPSVDEIEAQIDKQWEQLEPTIEQYNKVRSQLKANRKKSSELQKKIEPLALQSELALNRVGDLASRYYMSGPSHDIGALLVSAKPDTLTEQLTVLDRLAARERKEVEGVLAVRAKYDGQKQKLDALIATQTKQQNELAAKKKQIDGEIKRLEASLPKTTIKTEGCPTINGVANAAAQKAIKTACQQVGDPYVWGATGPNSFDCSGLTQYAYKAAGISLTHHTGDQWHEGKAISRADARPGDLVFFFSDLHHVGLYLGNDKMVHAPRAGKPVQVASINYMPVAGFRRPG from the coding sequence GTGCCGGTGGCAACCATGCCCCCTCATCGTCACGCCCCGGGACTGCCCGCTCGGCCGGGCGGTCTGCGCCGGGTCGCCCACCGTCTACTCGTCCTGGTCGCCGCCGCCGCGGTCGGCGCCGGCGTGCTCTCCGCGCCCGTGCAGGCCGCGCCCTCGGTCGACGAGATCGAGGCGCAGATCGACAAGCAGTGGGAGCAGTTGGAGCCCACCATCGAGCAGTACAACAAGGTGCGGTCGCAGCTGAAGGCCAACCGGAAGAAGTCATCCGAACTGCAGAAGAAGATCGAGCCGCTGGCGCTGCAGAGCGAGCTGGCGCTCAACCGGGTCGGTGACCTCGCCTCCCGGTACTACATGTCGGGTCCCTCCCACGACATCGGCGCGTTGCTGGTCAGCGCCAAGCCGGACACGCTCACCGAGCAGCTCACGGTCCTGGACCGGCTGGCCGCGCGGGAGCGCAAGGAGGTCGAGGGCGTGCTGGCCGTACGGGCCAAGTACGACGGCCAGAAGCAGAAGCTGGACGCGCTGATCGCCACCCAGACCAAGCAGCAGAACGAGCTGGCGGCGAAGAAGAAGCAGATCGACGGCGAGATCAAGCGTCTCGAGGCCTCGCTGCCGAAGACGACGATCAAGACCGAGGGCTGCCCGACCATCAACGGGGTGGCCAACGCGGCCGCCCAGAAGGCGATCAAGACCGCCTGCCAGCAGGTCGGCGATCCCTACGTCTGGGGCGCCACCGGCCCGAACTCGTTCGACTGCTCGGGCCTGACCCAGTACGCCTACAAGGCGGCCGGGATCAGCCTGACCCACCACACGGGTGACCAGTGGCACGAGGGCAAGGCCATCTCGCGGGCCGACGCCCGCCCCGGTGACCTGGTCTTCTTCTTCAGCGACCTGCACCATGTCGGCCTGTATCTGGGTAACGACAAGATGGTGCACGCGCCACGCGCCGGCAAGCCGGTGCAGGTGGCCAGCATCAACTACATGCCGGTCGCCGGGTTCCGCAGACCCGGCTGA
- a CDS encoding cell division protein CrgA gives MPKSQVRKKKVYTPPTDVRPTTAASSRKPSPVWLPITAVALIVAGIGWLVVYYLSEQQYPVMAWGYWNLAVGFGAMVASLALLSRWR, from the coding sequence GTGCCCAAGTCTCAGGTCCGCAAGAAGAAGGTGTACACCCCGCCGACGGACGTCCGTCCGACGACGGCGGCATCGTCGCGCAAGCCTAGCCCGGTGTGGCTGCCGATCACCGCTGTCGCATTGATCGTCGCTGGCATCGGTTGGCTGGTGGTCTACTACCTCTCCGAGCAGCAGTACCCGGTCATGGCGTGGGGTTACTGGAACCTCGCGGTGGGCTTCGGCGCGATGGTCGCCTCGCTGGCGCTGCTCTCCCGCTGGCGCTGA
- a CDS encoding N-acetylmuramoyl-L-alanine amidase, whose protein sequence is MHRPTLSTGRRALLAATVVAAATAVPLPAGPAVAAPTADRQQQYAAAATEYGVPADVLLGVSYLESRWDSNAGTPSTSGGYGPMHLTDARHVAALPGRGHHDAGTEDPRGDDSRPAREMAPRPTEDPAPPAAALQTVDAAAALTGAAPESLRTDPRVNIRGGAALLASYQRELGAPVGAGTDPAAWYGAVARYAGADSADAAAAFADEVFTTIGTGESRVTDDGQRITLPARAIQPQRSWLDRLGLRRLARPDGLECPRTISCEWIPAPYEAFGAGDYGNHDLSDRPGRQKIEYIVIHDTEASWATTLQLVQDPTYVSWHYSLRSVDGHIAQHVKTKDVGWHAGNWYVNAKSIGLEHEGFAAQGTWYTEAMYRTSAKLVRHLALRLGIPLDRQHIIGHDNVSGTVASTVRGMHWDPGPYWDWTHYFTLLHAPRLDTGTPATGLVRIDPDYATNQPAFTGCVTAGVPCAPRGSSSVVLRSAPSADAPLVNDIALRPDGTPNTMEVSDHGARASAGQTYALAGRQGDWTAIWYLGQRAWFHNPASAPTASWTVGVVATPKPGRATIPVYGRAYPEEAAYPAGVPYQPISPLQYTLAAGQRYAVGAVLPGEYYRATTFDGSSPGDWTVIRGQNRYAQIQFGHRIMYVDLADVQLLPSPVGAPR, encoded by the coding sequence ATGCACCGTCCAACCCTGTCCACCGGCCGGCGCGCCCTGCTCGCCGCCACCGTGGTCGCCGCCGCGACCGCGGTTCCCCTACCCGCCGGCCCAGCCGTGGCCGCACCCACCGCCGACCGCCAGCAGCAGTACGCCGCCGCGGCGACCGAGTACGGCGTACCGGCCGACGTGCTGCTCGGCGTCTCCTATCTGGAGTCGCGCTGGGACAGCAACGCCGGCACGCCGAGCACCAGCGGCGGCTACGGCCCGATGCACCTGACCGACGCCCGGCACGTGGCCGCCCTACCGGGGCGCGGCCACCACGACGCCGGCACCGAGGACCCGCGCGGCGACGACTCCCGCCCCGCACGGGAGATGGCACCCCGACCCACCGAGGATCCCGCGCCGCCCGCCGCCGCGTTGCAGACCGTGGACGCCGCCGCCGCACTGACCGGCGCCGCCCCCGAGTCGCTGCGCACCGACCCGAGGGTCAACATCCGTGGCGGCGCGGCACTGCTGGCCTCGTACCAGCGGGAACTGGGCGCGCCGGTGGGCGCCGGCACCGACCCGGCAGCCTGGTACGGCGCTGTGGCCCGCTACGCCGGCGCGGACAGCGCGGACGCCGCGGCGGCCTTCGCCGACGAGGTGTTCACGACCATCGGCACCGGTGAGTCCCGGGTGACCGACGACGGCCAGCGGATCACGCTGCCGGCCCGGGCGATCCAACCGCAGCGCTCCTGGCTGGACCGCCTCGGGCTGCGCCGGCTCGCCCGCCCGGACGGGCTGGAGTGCCCCCGGACCATCTCCTGCGAGTGGATCCCGGCGCCGTACGAGGCGTTCGGCGCCGGGGACTACGGCAACCACGACCTCTCCGACCGACCCGGCCGGCAGAAGATCGAGTACATCGTCATCCACGACACCGAGGCGAGCTGGGCGACCACGCTGCAACTCGTCCAGGACCCCACCTACGTGAGCTGGCACTACTCGCTGCGCTCGGTGGACGGGCACATCGCCCAGCACGTGAAGACCAAGGACGTCGGCTGGCACGCCGGCAACTGGTACGTCAACGCCAAGTCGATCGGGCTGGAGCACGAGGGCTTCGCCGCGCAGGGCACCTGGTACACCGAGGCGATGTACCGGACCTCCGCCAAACTGGTCCGGCACCTCGCCCTGCGGCTGGGGATCCCGCTGGACCGCCAGCACATCATCGGCCACGACAACGTGTCCGGCACAGTCGCCTCCACCGTGCGCGGGATGCACTGGGACCCGGGCCCGTACTGGGACTGGACGCACTACTTCACGCTGCTGCACGCGCCGCGGCTGGACACCGGCACTCCGGCCACCGGACTGGTCCGGATCGACCCGGACTACGCCACCAACCAGCCGGCGTTCACCGGCTGTGTCACCGCCGGTGTGCCGTGCGCGCCGCGCGGCTCGTCGTCGGTGGTGCTGCGCAGCGCGCCGTCCGCGGACGCGCCGTTGGTCAACGACATCGCACTGCGCCCCGACGGCACCCCTAACACGATGGAGGTGTCGGACCACGGCGCCCGGGCCTCCGCCGGCCAGACGTACGCTCTCGCCGGTCGGCAGGGGGACTGGACGGCGATCTGGTATCTCGGGCAGCGCGCCTGGTTCCACAACCCGGCATCCGCGCCCACCGCCAGCTGGACCGTCGGCGTGGTGGCCACCCCGAAGCCCGGACGGGCCACCATCCCGGTGTACGGGCGGGCGTACCCGGAGGAGGCCGCGTACCCGGCCGGAGTGCCCTACCAGCCGATCTCGCCGCTCCAGTACACCCTGGCGGCCGGCCAGCGGTACGCCGTGGGCGCGGTGTTGCCGGGCGAGTACTACCGGGCCACCACGTTCGACGGCTCCTCGCCGGGCGACTGGACGGTCATCCGCGGCCAGAACCGGTACGCGCAGATCCAGTTCGGTCACCGGATCATGTACGTCGACCTCGCCGACGTGCAGCTCCTGCCGTCCCCGGTGGGCGCACCCCGCTGA
- a CDS encoding aminodeoxychorismate/anthranilate synthase component II — MRVLVIDNYDSFVFNLVQYLGQLGVDCEVRRNDEIDVADVGRVGAAGILLSPGPGSPDRAGICLDVIREYAGQLPIFGVCLGHQAIGEAFGATVTRAPELLHGKTSEVRHQSVGVLTGLPDPFTATRYHSLAVLPETLPDELEVTGWTGSGVVMAMRHRTLPIEGVQFHPESVLTEGGHLMLANWLASCGHPEALERAPELAAEVDARRRAAFATT, encoded by the coding sequence ATGCGCGTCCTGGTGATCGACAACTACGACTCGTTCGTCTTCAACCTTGTGCAATATCTGGGCCAGCTCGGGGTGGACTGCGAGGTCCGCCGAAACGACGAGATCGACGTCGCCGACGTGGGCCGGGTGGGTGCCGCCGGCATCCTGCTCTCGCCCGGTCCGGGCAGTCCCGACCGCGCCGGCATCTGCCTGGACGTCATCCGGGAGTACGCGGGCCAGCTGCCCATCTTCGGCGTCTGCCTCGGCCACCAGGCGATCGGCGAGGCGTTCGGGGCGACCGTCACCCGCGCACCCGAACTGCTGCACGGCAAGACCTCCGAGGTACGCCACCAGTCGGTCGGCGTGCTCACCGGTCTCCCCGACCCGTTCACCGCCACCCGCTACCACTCACTGGCCGTACTGCCCGAGACGCTCCCCGACGAGCTGGAGGTCACCGGCTGGACCGGCTCCGGCGTGGTGATGGCGATGCGGCACCGTACGCTGCCGATCGAGGGCGTGCAGTTCCACCCGGAGTCGGTGCTCACCGAGGGCGGCCACCTGATGCTCGCCAACTGGCTGGCGAGCTGCGGCCACCCGGAGGCGCTGGAGCGGGCCCCGGAGCTGGCCGCCGAGGTAGACGCCCGCCGCCGCGCCGCCTTCGCCACCACCTGA
- a CDS encoding hemolysin family protein → MPELLVTVLLLLGNGFFVGSEFALIASRRTVIEPLAAGSKRARWALSAMNQIPLMIAGAQLGITVCSLGLGAIAEPALAHLLESPFHAAGLPERAVHPVAFVLALGVVVFLHTVVGEMVPKNITLAGPELSALWLGPAMLAFCVATKPLLLAMKWAARRVLAVWRVEASEAVKTVFTAEELAGLVSQARTEGLLDAEQHARITGALALHTRTAADAWQPWSTVVTVAEDVSPASLEVLATRTGRSRFPVVQRSTRRVLGFVHVKDVLGYSGHARRAPVPAEVYRPLAVVPPERTLADLLLAMRRERRHMVLVSDGRRPLGVVTLDDVLTAIVG, encoded by the coding sequence ATGCCTGAGCTGCTGGTGACCGTGCTGCTGCTGCTCGGCAACGGGTTCTTCGTGGGTAGCGAGTTCGCGCTCATCGCGTCCCGGCGGACGGTGATCGAGCCGCTGGCCGCCGGCTCGAAGCGGGCCCGCTGGGCGCTGTCGGCGATGAACCAGATCCCCCTGATGATCGCTGGGGCGCAGCTCGGCATCACGGTCTGCTCCCTGGGTCTCGGTGCGATCGCCGAGCCCGCGCTGGCCCACCTGTTGGAGTCGCCGTTCCACGCGGCCGGCCTGCCCGAGCGGGCGGTGCACCCGGTGGCGTTCGTGCTGGCGTTGGGCGTGGTGGTCTTCCTGCACACGGTGGTCGGCGAGATGGTGCCGAAGAACATCACGCTGGCCGGTCCGGAACTCTCCGCGCTCTGGCTCGGTCCGGCCATGCTGGCGTTCTGCGTGGCCACCAAGCCGCTGCTGCTGGCGATGAAGTGGGCGGCCCGGCGGGTCCTCGCGGTCTGGCGGGTCGAGGCGTCCGAGGCGGTGAAGACGGTCTTCACCGCGGAGGAGTTGGCGGGGCTGGTCTCCCAGGCGCGCACCGAGGGGCTGCTCGACGCGGAGCAGCACGCCCGGATCACCGGCGCCCTGGCCCTGCACACCCGGACCGCCGCGGACGCGTGGCAGCCGTGGTCGACGGTCGTGACGGTGGCCGAGGACGTCTCGCCCGCGTCGCTGGAGGTGCTGGCGACCCGCACCGGCCGGTCCCGGTTCCCGGTGGTGCAGCGGTCCACCCGGCGGGTGCTCGGTTTCGTGCACGTCAAGGACGTGCTCGGGTACTCGGGGCATGCCCGCCGGGCACCGGTGCCGGCGGAGGTCTACCGGCCGCTGGCGGTGGTGCCGCCGGAGCGTACGCTCGCCGACCTGCTGCTGGCCATGCGCCGCGAGCGGAGGCACATGGTGCTGGTCAGCGACGGCCGGCGCCCGCTCGGTGTGGTCACGCTCGACGACGTATTGACCGCGATAGTTGGGTGA
- a CDS encoding DUF881 domain-containing protein translates to MEYTSGAASWQKVLRRAAAGLLPRRPRQRRPGWSIGVPLIAAAAGLLFTTTATTAGGTALREDRRPQLNQLIEDRREQVAASERRAATLRDEVEQRTDALAHSDSPIKAQQDRAQGSLQAAGFTALAGTGVTVELNDAPPRRSDQAPTDASNDDLVVHQGDVQAVVNALWAGGAEAMSIMNVRVLTTSAVRCVGNTLLLHGRVYSPPFKIVAIGDPAALQQALASSEGVRLFKDAVDDYQLGYEETVSAVTVPAFEDSTALRSATVPR, encoded by the coding sequence GTGGAGTACACATCCGGCGCTGCCTCCTGGCAGAAGGTCCTCCGACGGGCCGCTGCCGGGCTGCTGCCCCGGCGACCGCGTCAACGCCGACCGGGCTGGTCGATCGGGGTGCCCCTGATCGCCGCCGCGGCGGGGCTGCTCTTCACCACCACCGCGACCACCGCCGGCGGCACCGCGCTGCGAGAGGACCGCCGGCCCCAGCTCAACCAGCTCATCGAGGACCGCCGCGAGCAGGTGGCGGCGAGCGAGCGCCGGGCCGCCACACTGCGCGACGAGGTCGAGCAGCGGACCGACGCGCTGGCCCACTCGGACAGCCCGATCAAGGCCCAACAGGACCGCGCCCAGGGCAGCCTCCAGGCCGCCGGGTTCACAGCGCTGGCCGGCACCGGGGTGACCGTGGAGCTGAACGACGCGCCGCCGCGACGCAGCGACCAGGCCCCCACGGACGCCAGCAACGACGACCTGGTGGTGCACCAGGGTGACGTGCAGGCGGTGGTCAACGCGCTGTGGGCCGGCGGCGCGGAGGCCATGTCAATCATGAACGTCCGCGTGCTGACGACCAGCGCGGTACGCTGCGTCGGTAACACCCTGCTGCTCCACGGGCGGGTGTACTCCCCACCGTTCAAGATCGTAGCAATCGGCGATCCCGCTGCCCTCCAGCAGGCCCTCGCCAGCTCTGAGGGAGTCCGGTTGTTCAAGGACGCAGTCGACGACTACCAGCTCGGGTACGAGGAGACCGTCTCCGCGGTGACAGTCCCGGCGTTCGAGGACTCGACCGCCCTGCGCTCGGCGACGGTGCCCCGGTGA
- a CDS encoding class E sortase, protein MSGPDDRRDGRHRDQADEPTAFLPKVDRPEREADRPGPTGNWPDPVLPSRPRATPPPAVPEPPTGRPDNLPGTGAPPPWPGARPAESGPHGGPVPPPAATRGRPPAPDQGPVRPAAPGNTPIRPPAPPSTPPARPTAAGVDAPTAFIRKVGPTRATGSPAAPTGPDRPADPAATALIPAVPARPSSRPPAMDSTALMGAVPRTAATDEPAGAEDNPAEPPRPRRGERVVQLRPHQTGEGYKSVYSELTRPTLASRLRTGVRVTGEVLITFGLVVLLFAGYEVWGKSAIVDAHQNDLSQQLAQAWGPTDDPTVAPSATPSVKPAPPVRGKPIASLYIPKLDKNWVVVEGVTQADIRYAPGHYPASALPGQVGNFSVAGHRNRATFWRLDELDDGDAIVVESKTDWYVYRVSQSRIVRPTQVEVVAPVPGEPDRKATRRMLTLTTCNPKFDNYQRLIIHAELDRTQPKSAGRPAELGG, encoded by the coding sequence GTGAGCGGCCCGGACGACCGGCGGGACGGGCGACACCGGGACCAGGCCGACGAACCGACGGCGTTCCTACCCAAGGTCGACCGGCCCGAACGTGAAGCTGACCGACCGGGCCCCACCGGCAACTGGCCCGATCCGGTGCTGCCCTCCCGGCCCCGGGCGACGCCCCCACCGGCCGTACCCGAACCGCCGACCGGCCGCCCCGACAACCTCCCGGGCACCGGAGCGCCTCCGCCCTGGCCCGGCGCCAGGCCCGCCGAGTCGGGCCCGCACGGCGGGCCCGTCCCTCCTCCCGCAGCCACCCGCGGCCGACCGCCCGCACCCGACCAGGGACCGGTCCGACCGGCCGCCCCCGGCAACACCCCCATCCGGCCGCCGGCGCCGCCGAGTACCCCACCCGCCCGCCCGACGGCTGCCGGTGTGGACGCGCCCACCGCGTTCATCCGCAAGGTCGGGCCCACGCGCGCAACCGGCTCGCCGGCCGCTCCGACCGGTCCGGACCGCCCCGCCGACCCGGCCGCCACCGCGCTGATCCCGGCCGTACCCGCCCGGCCCTCGTCCCGCCCGCCGGCCATGGACTCCACGGCGCTGATGGGTGCCGTCCCCCGCACCGCGGCCACCGACGAGCCGGCCGGCGCCGAGGACAATCCCGCCGAGCCACCGCGGCCCCGACGCGGCGAGCGGGTGGTCCAACTCCGGCCCCACCAGACCGGTGAGGGTTACAAGAGCGTCTACTCGGAGCTCACCCGCCCCACGCTCGCCTCCCGGCTCCGCACCGGCGTCCGGGTCACCGGCGAGGTCCTGATCACCTTCGGCCTCGTGGTGCTGCTCTTCGCGGGTTACGAGGTCTGGGGCAAGTCGGCCATCGTCGACGCCCACCAGAACGACCTCAGCCAGCAGCTCGCCCAGGCTTGGGGCCCGACCGACGACCCCACGGTCGCCCCGTCGGCCACCCCGAGCGTCAAACCGGCGCCGCCGGTGCGCGGCAAGCCGATCGCCAGCCTCTACATCCCCAAGCTCGACAAGAACTGGGTGGTGGTCGAGGGCGTCACGCAGGCCGACATCCGGTACGCCCCGGGCCACTACCCGGCCAGCGCGCTGCCCGGGCAGGTCGGCAACTTCTCCGTCGCCGGCCACCGCAACCGGGCCACCTTCTGGCGGCTGGACGAGCTGGACGACGGCGACGCGATAGTGGTCGAGAGCAAGACCGACTGGTACGTCTATCGGGTTTCGCAGTCCCGGATCGTCAGGCCGACGCAGGTCGAGGTGGTGGCGCCGGTCCCCGGCGAACCGGACCGGAAGGCCACCCGGCGGATGCTCACCCTGACCACCTGCAACCCGAAGTTCGACAACTACCAGCGCCTGATCATCCACGCCGAGCTGGACCGGACCCAACCCAAGTCGGCGGGCCGCCCGGCGGAGCTGGGAGGCTGA
- a CDS encoding (Fe-S)-binding protein, translating to MGSVQIVTTILAAAITAVAVWLAARAVLKMVAVIRLGQPAPERFTDKVSRTKTMLVETAGHTRMLKWSVVGAAHWFVMVGFIVLSLLVLEAYFEVVTPTGGLPIIGHWLVFGLATEIIGVLGLVGILVLMAIRLRNRPNRPGGRSRFTGSTMWQGYFVEWIVLLVLIFGFVIRGFKVATDHFEYPLWATPVSHVVGAVLPDWQDGASIAAVIKIVISMTWLIVISLNVTMGVAWHRFLAFPNIFFKREPARPAGSGLGALRPMTSQGKPLDFEEADPEKDQFGVAQVEQFSWKGLLDFSTCTECGRCQSQCPAWNTGKPLSPKLLVLSLRDHAYAKAPYLLAGGGKDLTGEEKATQAQLAHMDVLALAEAERPLIGTAEEGGVIDPDVLWSCTTCGACVEQCPVDIEHVDHIVDMRRYQVLIESSFPSEAGVMLRNLENKGNPWGAPQNTREDWTKGLDFEVPRVGEVDDFEYLFWVGCAGAFEDRAKKTTRAVATLLNEAGVKFAILGEGETCSGDPARRIGNEFVFQMLAQQNVETLNEAFEGREKAKRKIVATCPHCFNTLGNEYGQLGGEFEVVHHTQLLAHLVSTGKLTPVQPVDGGVTYHDPCYLGRHNRVFAAPREVLGDAIEGELTEMPRNSERSFCCGAGGARMWMEEKIGKRINVDRVEEAMATGAKTVAVGCPFCSTMLNDGVNGKGAGEQVEVIDVASVLLRSVKPEQPQGGKEAAPVGG from the coding sequence ATGGGCAGCGTCCAGATCGTCACCACGATCCTCGCGGCCGCCATCACCGCCGTGGCGGTGTGGCTTGCGGCGCGTGCGGTCCTCAAGATGGTGGCAGTCATCCGGCTCGGGCAGCCCGCGCCGGAGCGGTTCACCGACAAGGTCAGCCGTACGAAGACCATGCTGGTGGAGACCGCCGGCCACACCAGGATGCTCAAGTGGAGCGTGGTGGGCGCGGCGCACTGGTTCGTGATGGTCGGCTTCATCGTGCTGTCGCTGCTGGTGCTCGAGGCGTACTTCGAGGTGGTCACCCCGACCGGTGGGCTGCCGATCATCGGGCACTGGCTGGTCTTCGGGCTGGCCACCGAGATCATCGGCGTCCTGGGCCTGGTCGGCATCCTGGTGCTGATGGCGATCCGGCTGCGCAACCGGCCGAACCGGCCGGGTGGGCGCTCCCGGTTCACCGGCTCGACGATGTGGCAGGGCTACTTCGTCGAGTGGATCGTGCTGCTGGTCCTGATCTTCGGGTTCGTGATCCGGGGCTTCAAGGTCGCCACCGACCACTTCGAGTACCCGCTCTGGGCCACCCCGGTAAGCCACGTCGTCGGCGCGGTGCTGCCGGACTGGCAGGACGGGGCGAGCATCGCCGCCGTTATCAAGATCGTAATCTCGATGACCTGGCTGATCGTCATCTCGCTTAACGTCACAATGGGCGTCGCCTGGCACCGCTTCCTGGCGTTCCCCAACATCTTCTTCAAGCGTGAGCCGGCCCGGCCGGCCGGCTCCGGCCTCGGCGCGTTGCGCCCGATGACCAGTCAGGGCAAGCCCCTCGACTTCGAGGAGGCGGACCCGGAGAAGGACCAGTTCGGTGTCGCCCAGGTCGAGCAGTTCAGCTGGAAGGGTCTGCTCGACTTCAGCACCTGCACCGAGTGCGGTCGCTGCCAGTCGCAGTGCCCGGCCTGGAACACCGGCAAGCCGCTCTCGCCCAAGCTGCTCGTGCTGAGCCTGCGCGACCACGCGTACGCCAAGGCGCCCTACCTGCTGGCCGGCGGCGGCAAGGACCTGACCGGCGAGGAGAAGGCCACCCAGGCGCAGCTCGCCCACATGGACGTGCTGGCCCTCGCCGAGGCCGAGCGCCCGCTGATCGGCACCGCCGAGGAGGGCGGGGTCATCGACCCGGACGTGCTCTGGTCCTGCACCACCTGCGGCGCCTGCGTCGAGCAGTGCCCGGTGGACATCGAGCACGTGGACCACATCGTCGACATGCGCCGCTACCAGGTGCTGATCGAGTCGAGCTTCCCCTCCGAGGCCGGCGTGATGCTGCGCAACCTGGAGAACAAGGGCAACCCGTGGGGCGCCCCGCAGAACACCCGCGAGGACTGGACCAAGGGTCTCGACTTCGAGGTGCCCCGGGTCGGCGAGGTGGACGACTTCGAGTACCTGTTCTGGGTCGGCTGCGCCGGCGCGTTCGAGGACCGGGCCAAGAAGACCACCCGCGCGGTGGCCACCCTGCTGAACGAGGCGGGCGTCAAGTTCGCCATCCTGGGCGAGGGCGAGACCTGCTCCGGCGACCCGGCGCGGCGAATCGGCAACGAGTTCGTCTTCCAGATGCTCGCCCAGCAGAACGTGGAGACGCTCAACGAGGCGTTCGAGGGCCGGGAGAAGGCCAAGCGCAAGATCGTCGCTACCTGCCCGCACTGCTTCAACACACTCGGCAACGAGTACGGCCAGCTCGGCGGCGAGTTCGAGGTGGTCCACCACACCCAACTGCTGGCCCACCTGGTGTCCACCGGCAAGCTCACCCCGGTGCAGCCCGTCGACGGCGGGGTCACCTACCACGACCCGTGCTACCTGGGTCGGCACAACCGGGTCTTCGCGGCTCCCCGTGAGGTGCTCGGGGACGCCATCGAGGGCGAGCTCACCGAGATGCCGCGCAACAGCGAGCGCTCCTTCTGCTGCGGCGCCGGCGGCGCCCGGATGTGGATGGAGGAGAAGATCGGCAAGCGGATCAACGTGGACCGGGTCGAGGAGGCCATGGCCACCGGGGCGAAGACGGTCGCCGTCGGCTGCCCGTTCTGCTCGACGATGCTCAACGACGGGGTGAACGGCAAGGGCGCCGGCGAGCAGGTCGAGGTGATCGACGTGGCCAGCGTGCTGCTCCGCTCGGTCAAGCCGGAGCAGCCACAGGGCGGCAAGGAGGCCGCGCCGGTCGGCGGCTGA
- a CDS encoding hemolysin family protein, which produces MPLVGFAALTAGNAFFVAAEFALVTVDRAEIDRRAAAGDEAALTVRTALRELSFQLSGAQLGITITALLTGYLAEPALARVFTPLLRPVAGDSTERFTPFLALALATLISMLFGELVPKNAALARPMPAALATAGPMHSFSRTFGWVIRGLNGSANRLVRALGVEPQEELRSARSPEELGLLAAISARAGALPTDTAMLLRRTIRFGDKRAAEAMTPRVDVVALRATATVAELLELSRETGRTRFPVYEETLDLVTGVAGVPDALGVPLAARASTTVGSVAREPVYVPESLDLDGVLAALKAAGADLAIVVDEYGGTDGVVTIEDLVEELVGEIADEFDPASVDDAGPVELTVPGGERTVLVDGVLRSDELAEQTGFRLPEGPYETLAGYLMARLGHIPLAGETVEAGGWEFTVVEVERHRIEQVRVLRPAEPDDDA; this is translated from the coding sequence CTGCCCCTGGTCGGCTTCGCTGCGCTGACCGCCGGCAACGCGTTCTTCGTCGCGGCCGAGTTCGCCCTGGTCACGGTCGATCGCGCGGAGATCGACCGCCGGGCCGCCGCCGGCGACGAGGCCGCCCTGACGGTACGCACAGCGCTGCGCGAGCTCTCCTTCCAGCTCTCCGGGGCGCAGCTCGGCATCACCATCACCGCGCTGCTCACGGGCTACCTGGCCGAGCCGGCCCTGGCCCGCGTCTTCACCCCGCTGCTGCGCCCGGTGGCCGGGGACAGCACGGAGCGGTTCACCCCGTTCCTGGCGCTGGCCCTGGCGACTCTGATCTCCATGCTCTTCGGCGAACTGGTACCCAAGAACGCGGCGCTGGCCCGGCCGATGCCGGCCGCGCTGGCGACCGCCGGCCCCATGCACTCCTTCTCCCGGACGTTCGGCTGGGTGATCCGGGGGCTCAACGGTTCGGCGAACCGGCTCGTCCGGGCGCTCGGGGTGGAGCCGCAGGAGGAGCTTCGGAGCGCCCGATCACCGGAGGAGCTGGGCCTGCTGGCGGCCATCTCCGCCCGGGCGGGGGCACTGCCGACGGACACCGCGATGCTGCTGCGCCGCACCATCCGCTTCGGCGACAAGCGGGCGGCGGAGGCGATGACCCCCCGGGTGGACGTGGTGGCGCTGCGCGCCACGGCCACGGTGGCCGAGTTGCTGGAGCTGTCCCGGGAGACCGGGCGGACCCGGTTCCCGGTGTACGAGGAGACCCTGGACCTGGTCACCGGTGTGGCGGGGGTGCCGGACGCGCTCGGGGTTCCACTGGCCGCCCGGGCGTCGACCACTGTCGGCTCGGTGGCCCGCGAGCCGGTGTACGTGCCGGAGAGCCTGGACCTGGACGGCGTGCTTGCCGCGCTGAAGGCCGCCGGGGCCGACCTGGCCATCGTGGTCGACGAGTACGGCGGCACGGACGGCGTGGTGACCATCGAGGACCTGGTCGAGGAGCTGGTCGGGGAGATCGCCGACGAGTTCGATCCGGCCAGCGTGGACGACGCCGGCCCGGTCGAGTTGACCGTGCCGGGCGGGGAGCGCACCGTGCTGGTCGACGGGGTGCTGCGCTCCGACGAGCTGGCCGAGCAGACCGGCTTCCGGCTGCCCGAGGGGCCGTACGAGACGCTGGCCGGCTACCTGATGGCCCGGCTCGGGCACATCCCGCTGGCCGGCGAGACGGTCGAGGCCGGCGGCTGGGAGTTCACAGTGGTGGAGGTGGAACGGCACCGGATCGAGCAGGTCCGGGTGCTGCGCCCGGCGGAACCGGACGACGATGCCTGA